In Candidatus Nitrospira nitrificans, one DNA window encodes the following:
- a CDS encoding YaeQ family protein, producing MASNATIYKALLQIADMDRRHFQDHAITLARHPSETEERMMVRVLAFALHASETLSFGRGVGTEDEPALWRRDFTGAIDCWIEIGQPDEKTLRQACG from the coding sequence ATGGCTTCGAACGCGACCATCTACAAGGCCTTGCTGCAGATCGCCGATATGGATCGCCGACACTTCCAGGACCATGCGATCACCCTCGCGCGCCATCCATCTGAGACCGAGGAGCGCATGATGGTACGAGTGCTCGCCTTCGCACTCCACGCAAGCGAGACCTTGTCATTCGGCCGTGGCGTGGGCACTGAAGATGAACCGGCTTTGTGGCGGCGAGACTTCACGGGGGCGATCGACTGCTGGATCGAGATCGGCCAGCCCGACGAGAAAACCTTGCGTCAGGCCTGCGG